Proteins encoded together in one Myxocyprinus asiaticus isolate MX2 ecotype Aquarium Trade chromosome 9, UBuf_Myxa_2, whole genome shotgun sequence window:
- the rdh20 gene encoding retinol dehydrogenase 10-A isoform X2 has product MIFLMDLQMMMLDIVYFILRSCLRIVLRPRTKPIDGELVLITGSGGALGRLFALEFTKYGAEVVLWDINGETNEETAKLVKEQGGKAHAYTVDVTNREMVYSTADQVRKDVGRDVTYLVNNAGVVAGERILDCPDTMVERTLKVNCHALFWTVKAFLPQMKANNHGHIITIASVLGLFSTACVEDYCASKFAAVGFHESLAHELLTEEDVDGVKTTLVCPYVVDTGMFEGCRIREEVELVLPPLEPLYCVQQAMNAILIDQPLVCIPRLTYLPFLARALFPWESNVVTYRFMGSDKCMYPFIETMSKKRAANGAIKAA; this is encoded by the exons ATGATCTTTCTAATGGATTTGCAGATGATGATGTTAGACATTGTATATTTCATCTTGCGTTCCTGTCTGCGGATAGTGTTGAGACCACGTACCAAGCCCATAGATGGTGAGTTGGTACTAATAACAGGCTCCGGAGGGGCACTGGGTCGTCTGTTTGCCCTGGAGTTCACTAAATATGGTGCGGAGGTTGTGCTGTGGGACATCAATGGAGAAACTAATGAGGAGACAGCCAAGCTGGTGAAGGAACAAGGGGGCAAGGCACATGCGTATACGGTGGATGTGACGAACCGAGAAATGGTGTACAGCACAGCTGACCAGGTGCGGAAGGATGTGGGAAGAGATGTGACCTACCTAGTGAACAATGCCGGGGTGGTGGCAGGCGAGAGGATCCTGGACTGCCCCGATACCATGGTGGAGAGAACCCTAAAAGTCAACTGCCATGCCCTATTCTGG ACTGTTAAGGCATTCCTGCCCCAGATGAAGGCCAATAACCACGGTCATATCATAACAATAGCCAGTGTCCTTGGACTCTTCAGCACAGCCTGTGTAGAG GACTACTGTGCCAGCAAGTTTGCTGCAGTGGGCTTCCACGAGTCTCTGGCCCATGAACTGCTGACAGAAGAGGATGTTGATGGAGTGAAGACCACTCTAGTTTGTCCTTATGTCGTAGACACTGGCATGTTTGAAGGCTGCAGGATTAg GGAGGAGGTTGAACTGGTACTGCCTCCACTAGAGCCCCTCTACTGTGTACAGCAGGCAATGAATGCCATTCTCATAGACCAGCCACTAGTATGCATCCCCAGACTTACCTATCTGCCCTTCCTGGCCAGAGC ACTGTTTCCATGGGAATCCAACGTGGTTACATATCGCTTCATGGGTTCAGATAAGTGCATGTATCCATTCATCGAGACCATGAGTAAGAAAAGAGCAGCCAATGGCGCCATAAAAGCTGCTTAA
- the rdh20 gene encoding retinol dehydrogenase 10-A isoform X1 — translation MIFLMDLQMMMLDIVYFILRSCLRIVLRPRTKPIDGELVLITGSGGALGRLFALEFTKYGAEVVLWDINGETNEETAKLVKEQGGKAHAYTVDVTNREMVYSTADQVRKDVGRDVTYLVNNAGVVAGERILDCPDTMVERTLKVNCHALFWTVKAFLPQMKANNHGHIITIASVLGLFSTACVEDYCASKFAAVGFHESLAHELLTEEDVDGVKTTLVCPYVVDTGMFEGCRIRYFFLLYINYIHLTFTLPFLNVEKNAEQVITFCIKIINCKANHCCITTSLYCLVSPYREEVELVLPPLEPLYCVQQAMNAILIDQPLVCIPRLTYLPFLARALFPWESNVVTYRFMGSDKCMYPFIETMSKKRAANGAIKAA, via the exons ATGATCTTTCTAATGGATTTGCAGATGATGATGTTAGACATTGTATATTTCATCTTGCGTTCCTGTCTGCGGATAGTGTTGAGACCACGTACCAAGCCCATAGATGGTGAGTTGGTACTAATAACAGGCTCCGGAGGGGCACTGGGTCGTCTGTTTGCCCTGGAGTTCACTAAATATGGTGCGGAGGTTGTGCTGTGGGACATCAATGGAGAAACTAATGAGGAGACAGCCAAGCTGGTGAAGGAACAAGGGGGCAAGGCACATGCGTATACGGTGGATGTGACGAACCGAGAAATGGTGTACAGCACAGCTGACCAGGTGCGGAAGGATGTGGGAAGAGATGTGACCTACCTAGTGAACAATGCCGGGGTGGTGGCAGGCGAGAGGATCCTGGACTGCCCCGATACCATGGTGGAGAGAACCCTAAAAGTCAACTGCCATGCCCTATTCTGG ACTGTTAAGGCATTCCTGCCCCAGATGAAGGCCAATAACCACGGTCATATCATAACAATAGCCAGTGTCCTTGGACTCTTCAGCACAGCCTGTGTAGAG GACTACTGTGCCAGCAAGTTTGCTGCAGTGGGCTTCCACGAGTCTCTGGCCCATGAACTGCTGACAGAAGAGGATGTTGATGGAGTGAAGACCACTCTAGTTTGTCCTTATGTCGTAGACACTGGCATGTTTGAAGGCTGCAGGATTAggtatttttttctgttatacATAAACTACATACATTTAACCTTTACCTTACCTTTTctcaatgtggaaaaaaatgcaGAGCAAGTTATAACATTTTGTATTAAGATTATTAATTGTAAAGCAAATCACTGCTGTATTACTACTTCACTGTATTGCCTTGTCTCCCCCTATAGGGAGGAGGTTGAACTGGTACTGCCTCCACTAGAGCCCCTCTACTGTGTACAGCAGGCAATGAATGCCATTCTCATAGACCAGCCACTAGTATGCATCCCCAGACTTACCTATCTGCCCTTCCTGGCCAGAGC ACTGTTTCCATGGGAATCCAACGTGGTTACATATCGCTTCATGGGTTCAGATAAGTGCATGTATCCATTCATCGAGACCATGAGTAAGAAAAGAGCAGCCAATGGCGCCATAAAAGCTGCTTAA